The following is a genomic window from Cinclus cinclus chromosome 7, bCinCin1.1, whole genome shotgun sequence.
TGGGATAACTATCTGTggtgcagcccccagccccagccttcCCTCCTGGCACAGGCATCCTTTCCCAGAAGCAATGCTTTTGCAAGGCATTAgaggcagtgggagcagggtCTGCCTCAGGTGGTGGGGCCTAGGATCTGGGATGCTCCCATAGAAGCGTTGGATTTCCAGCTCTGTTGTGTTTTACTGGGCAGGTCAAATGTGTCCCAGCTTTCTGTCTGCTATGGGGCTTTGCTGTAGAGTTGCAGAAGACGCAGTTGGCTGTCCTGTGGCAGTGCTGCTAAAAGCCCAGGAGCTGATGTTTGCTGTGGTTCCCCTTCCCAGATTGATGCAGATGTAGCCTGGGACCGTGCTGCTCATGGCCTCGAGGATCCAGTGCTACCAAAGAAGCAAGTATGCAGCACCCAGAGGGTGGAGCGAAAGATGGGCTGGCACCGAGCCCGAGAGCAGCCCTTGCCACAGCGCAGTGAtggggaggaagaagaggaggaggctgccTTGAGCCTGGAGCTAGACAGCAGCATGGAGGCTGTGGATTTCTGTGTCAgtgaggctggagcagcactggaggAGCATGAAGACCCCTGCATCATCAACACAAGTGACGTATCCCTGAGTGAGCTGGTAAAGTCCATGCACCCCTATTGCCTGCCCACCTTCACCGTGTGCCTGGACCCTGACACAGAGCCTGTGGCCAAGGAGCTTCTAAGCAGTCCTGTCCTGCTGGAAATTGTGCCTGGAGAGGGAGAGAGTGTGGAGATCCCTGTGGTCCTACAGCCCTTTACTCCCAGCTCCCCTGACCTggagccccagctcctgggagTAGAGGAGAGTACTGGAGAGTCAGTCCCACAAGATCAaggggagctgccaggagctccAACCCAGGAAAATGGggtggaaaaggaggagaaggaaaaactaCCTGGGAAGGAGCCTTCATGCACTATCCCAGAGGCCACCTCTCCACTGGAGACAGCGGCACCTGGAGCCTCAGGTCCTAGCAGCAgttcctggcacagcacagaagcCCCAGCAGGTGGAAAACGTGAATGCTCTGAGAAGGGACGGGGCCGTGAGAGAGCAAGGAAAAGTcggaaaaagaaagcagaggaggaTCAAAGCAAGCAGGCCAGGCCTGGCAGGGACTTTGTAGCCCATCAGCTCCGTTCCACTGGCTCTGGGCAGTCCCATGTCCAGCCAGCCATCAGCCGGCAGCGGGCAGAGTGTCCCTCTGTTCAGGTCTCAGActtcctggcacagcagctggaacGAGCCCGGAAGGAGGGGCAGATGGAGCTGCATGCTGAGCGGGCACCACGGTCCCGGGGCAGgcctcagagcacagcaggggcCTTCCTGCCCAAGaaagggaagcaggagctgcagaaggagcCAGCACCAGAAACTGTGAGTGTGACCCCGGAGAAGACCAAGACCCAGGTGCCCCTGGTGAAGACTGCACCAAGTGTGGAGGGGCAACCAGCAGCTGCAAGTCCCAGCCTGACAGATCAGGTTGAGAGCCAGGGAGATGTACAGCCATCTGCCCAACAGAGCAGTAGGGTCTCTGAGGCTGCCTCTCAGCTCCCAGAGCAAGGTGTTGGActggagcctgcccagagcctgtcagcagcagagccaaGTGAGGGCCTGCCGAAGGAAGTCAAACCCAAGGCTTTGAGCCTGCGTGAGTACCGTATCCGCATGCTGCACCGTCAGCCCAGCACAGGTGGCAGCCAGGAAAGCAAGAAGCAAGTGGCCAGCAAGTGGCCCAGTGTCCCTGAGCCTCCAACAGAGCTGGCAGAGATCCCCTGCCTGGTGTCACCCATGCGCTCTGCCACCGAAGCAGACGGTGCTCAGAAGAAacccaccagccctgctgctgtccctcctgccaGCAAAGCTCCCACTGCTCTGACTTcagccccagcacctgccaCAGCGCCACCACCCCCATCAACAGCAATGCCTTTTGTTGCACCAAACGTGCCCCCAGCTGCTGGGATGGCACCCACTGGGATGCCACCAGCCTCTACCGGTGCTTATGCCCTTTACCCACCAGTGCCTTCCTGGCCCTGCTTCAGCCCGCAGCCCATGGGCTGCCATGGTTTGCCTCCACCACCCAGTGCCGGCTCCTCCAGTAGTTTTCATGTGGTGCCTGGCCTCCCACCTCCAGCAATGGCTTGGGCCCCTCCACCTGTGCCACCCCCACCTCCATTTGGCCCAGGTGGCCCCTATACACCAGTTGGGTGGGCACCACCATCTTATTGGCCAGGAATCCCCATGCCGCCTCCGGTGCCTTCCCTTGCGTACAGGGActctggagcagcactgcaggccCCCACTGCCTTCCCAGCTGGCAGtcaccctggcacagcccttcTGCATGGGCAGCTTCCTGCCACTCCTATGCTCAGCTGCCCGGAGCCACCAGCCTTCCCCACCCAGTCACCTGCTGCCCTGACCAGCGAGATGGGGGCTGCAGGTGGCCCAGCCACCTGCAGGGTGTCAGGCAGGGTGTCAGACCCCAGGAGGCAATCACGACtggcaggagagagctctctcCCCAAGGCCCCTCTTGCTTCAGccactgcccagcccctgccagcccccccacctgccactgcccagcccctgccagccccctcagctgccactgcccagcccagcagggtcCCTCCTGCAGTACCAGTCCCTCAGGCTGTCCCCACCCAGCGTCTGGAGGAGTCCCAAGCTGCAACTCCCAACCAGGTCCCAAAGGCCCCCCCAGATGCCATCTGCTGCCCAGCAGAGGTGTCTCCTGCTCCTGTTGAGGAGTCCCCTGGCCCCCACACCACAGAGAAGGCTGTAGGGCCAGGCAAGGAGGCAGTAGAGAAAGCCTTGTTGGAGcccaaggcagctgctgggcaAGAGTTGCCTGGCCAAAAATCCGCCTCCCAGGCTGTGGCAGCACCACTGAAAGCAGGTCGAGAGAGCAGCTTTCCCACCAAGGCACCCACTGTGCGGCCATGGAGGCACCAGCCActcctcagcccagcccagcccagtgaCAGCAGCAAGGACATTGTGCAAGCCTTCATCAGTGAGATTGGTGAGTGGGAGGGCTGCAGGATGCTGGGTTGAGTGTCAGAAGCCAGCAAGgcttcagtgctgctggcaaCCTGGGTAGCAGAACCAGTTCCTGGCACTTCTGGGGGCAAGGGTGGCAAAGGTATGCCCACAGGCTTGCAGTGTCTTCCCAATACTCTGCTAGGATATTGCCTACAGTGGATGGTCTGGGCTGGCTGTCCTGAAACTAATCTCTAAtgggatggcagagctgggtgctcCTGTCCTTGGTGTGGgagacacagagctgctgcaggctctgttACTGCTTTTCCTCCCCAGTGCTTGCCCCACCATCCAGGGAGGCTGATGCAGGGGGAGAATGTGGTCAGGGTACCTTAATGTAGTGCTGGGAGAATTCTGGCTGATCTGACTTGCTATGCTTTCTCCCTGGCCCAGGTATTGAAGCCACCGACCTGTCCAGCCTGCTGGAGCAGTTTGAGAAGTCTGAAGGTGCGAATCTGGCATGCCATCCCCTGCAGGGCTCCCTCCATGCCATGCTAGCCTCTCTGGGCTGTCCGTGTGTCAGGGTGGCAGTGGGAGGGCTGTGATGCTGCCTGTGGGCTCGTGTTACCCTGCCCAGGTTTTTCATTCTGGGGCTGTCTCTGCTTCCATCTCCTTGGCCTGCGGAAACACCTGGGGATCCCCATGGCAACCAAAGGGGTGGTGAAGAGTCTGAAGGAAAAAGGATGTGCCGCTCCTATTTTCAGGGAGCTGGGTTTCAGGTGCTGTGAAATCTGTTCTTAGCTGTTCTGGGGGTGCTTTGTGAATCCTGTCCTTCAGCCCCACTTGTTGCCACTCTCACCTACGTGTTCTCTTTTCAGCCAAGAAGGAGGAAACTTCTGTACAGCCTCCTGAGGAAAGACAGCTGATGGGGAGCTCTGGGTGAGTATCAAAACCTTGGCAGCTGATGCCCAGCGCGGAGCCCAGCAGAGCAAAGGCACAGGGCAGCTTTCAGTCCTGGCAGGGTTTAAagtgtgctggggctgtgtccattggccaggaggggctgagctTGTTGTTGGATTGGGACAGAGCTGGCGctgagggggaaaaattgggaaaagcaGCGATGAGCATGACCAGGCTGTGCAAGTTTTATCATTGCAGCTCTCTTGGGATCCTCTATACTCGTGATCTGGCCAGTGGGGCAGATTGAGTAGGTGCCCCAGGTGTGGGGAGTGGGGCTGAACTTTGCCTGCTGTGTTTGACAAAGCTCCTTTCCTATTCTCAGGTCTGAGACCCAGCAGGATGCACCAACCCAGCAGGACAGGAAGCCCCCAGATGGCCTGCAGGCCTCTGAGCTGGCCAATGTGGCAGGTAATGAATACTTGGGGCAAGGGAGGATAGTCTGCCATGTTGTAGCAGGGCTGTTGTGTGTCCAGGGGACACCTTTGGGAGTGAGGGGGGCTGGGACATGAGGGAGCCCCAGCTGGGTGGACTGCAGCAAAGGGCTGCTCTTTTAAGTGTTCTGGTGCTCTCCCAGGCCTCACGCCTCCAGCAACACCTCCTCACCAGCTCTGGAAGCCTTTGCCTGCTGTCTCGCTGCTGGCCAAGACCAAGTCACCTGGGTCCATGCCCCAGGAAGGGCCCCAGAAGACAACCAAGCTGATGAAAGCCAAGCCACTGCCCCCAAACAAGATCCAGGTGAAGAGCATGGTGCCAGccgctgccagcacagcccccagccaCGTCTGCTCAGGAGACCATGACTACTGCATCCTGGGTACACCACAGCCTGAGAGCAGCAGTATCCCTGGCACGCAGACCCCTGCCAAAGGTGGCTCCCGCTGGAACGTCAAACACCACCGGGACATCACTATCAAACCCATCTCCTCCTTAACCAAACGGACGCTGGACCAACCTGAGCCCACCCCACCAGCCCCTAACACCACcacagggcacagccaggagccCCTGGGGATGGCCTGCCTAGCTCCCCTGGATTATCGGACTACCATCCCCAACAAGGCCACCACTGGGTACAGCAGTCCCCCCACCTCAGTGCTCCTGTCTCCAGCTGCATCCCCCTGCCGGGACCAGGAGGTGCGGactcccagtgcccagcccagTCATGCTGCTGCCAAGAGATCCCTGCGCTGCTACCGGAGACCCCAGGACTCACCCAGCCCCTCTACTGACAGCTGGAGGGCTGGCCGGAGCCGCGCCAGCCGTTCCTTCAGCTCCAGTTCGGATGGAGCTAGCGAGTCCTCATCTTCATCCTCGCCCTCCCGATCCCGGTCACGGTCACTCTCCCCACCCCCAAAGCGGTGGCGAAGGTAAGCAGGGGATTGTTGCTTGCTCTTGGGGCAGTTGTCCTGTGGTTGGTCTTTTGCAAGTGCCCAGACACATCTTTATGGTCCTACTG
Proteins encoded in this region:
- the PPRC1 gene encoding peroxisome proliferator-activated receptor gamma coactivator-related protein 1, with protein sequence MAEAARRETGICSGPCLHPVPEGCDSIPGEAGHRRDARAEGAEFHTDRVSLGDTRPSGSHQGSCPSPAQLCSCTPAVGPKPSLQRQALSLYYPVKMQPQRHDRSRQECLVLPCARGASLLEIVLGEGALRHGSVALEKDTATCLQLRQHFGRIQVSVRGAMGSLDEEVDGSSSPGQRACRCPPLGARLAAKGCAPGVPRAGGAARGSLGAVVRGGRRSRGALGSGRAGSRGTKMATRRGGAVPAANGAGGVAATAASRGLGSGGALREPPFRAGSPLQCFSLEEDDLNLTSLDAETVLEAEEILGTMQNYLDSSVLSIIEDLSLSESRACLDAQNELSLLTAITEILDSTDDETLSPFDTIMDAELLTSPRERENPSFQKFLTLSCPLLECESPTLEQPKALRPLSSSSSSSSVSVVGKIDADVAWDRAAHGLEDPVLPKKQVCSTQRVERKMGWHRAREQPLPQRSDGEEEEEEAALSLELDSSMEAVDFCVSEAGAALEEHEDPCIINTSDVSLSELVKSMHPYCLPTFTVCLDPDTEPVAKELLSSPVLLEIVPGEGESVEIPVVLQPFTPSSPDLEPQLLGVEESTGESVPQDQGELPGAPTQENGVEKEEKEKLPGKEPSCTIPEATSPLETAAPGASGPSSSSWHSTEAPAGGKRECSEKGRGRERARKSRKKKAEEDQSKQARPGRDFVAHQLRSTGSGQSHVQPAISRQRAECPSVQVSDFLAQQLERARKEGQMELHAERAPRSRGRPQSTAGAFLPKKGKQELQKEPAPETVSVTPEKTKTQVPLVKTAPSVEGQPAAASPSLTDQVESQGDVQPSAQQSSRVSEAASQLPEQGVGLEPAQSLSAAEPSEGLPKEVKPKALSLREYRIRMLHRQPSTGGSQESKKQVASKWPSVPEPPTELAEIPCLVSPMRSATEADGAQKKPTSPAAVPPASKAPTALTSAPAPATAPPPPSTAMPFVAPNVPPAAGMAPTGMPPASTGAYALYPPVPSWPCFSPQPMGCHGLPPPPSAGSSSSFHVVPGLPPPAMAWAPPPVPPPPPFGPGGPYTPVGWAPPSYWPGIPMPPPVPSLAYRDSGAALQAPTAFPAGSHPGTALLHGQLPATPMLSCPEPPAFPTQSPAALTSEMGAAGGPATCRVSGRVSDPRRQSRLAGESSLPKAPLASATAQPLPAPPPATAQPLPAPSAATAQPSRVPPAVPVPQAVPTQRLEESQAATPNQVPKAPPDAICCPAEVSPAPVEESPGPHTTEKAVGPGKEAVEKALLEPKAAAGQELPGQKSASQAVAAPLKAGRESSFPTKAPTVRPWRHQPLLSPAQPSDSSKDIVQAFISEIGIEATDLSSLLEQFEKSEAKKEETSVQPPEERQLMGSSGSETQQDAPTQQDRKPPDGLQASELANVAGLTPPATPPHQLWKPLPAVSLLAKTKSPGSMPQEGPQKTTKLMKAKPLPPNKIQVKSMVPAAASTAPSHVCSGDHDYCILGTPQPESSSIPGTQTPAKGGSRWNVKHHRDITIKPISSLTKRTLDQPEPTPPAPNTTTGHSQEPLGMACLAPLDYRTTIPNKATTGYSSPPTSVLLSPAASPCRDQEVRTPSAQPSHAAAKRSLRCYRRPQDSPSPSTDSWRAGRSRASRSFSSSSDGASESSSSSSPSRSRSRSLSPPPKRWRRYRTRCSHSSSSRSSCGSCGRSRGRSSSSSSTSSYSSRSTSHSQSRSPSPRRRSKRWRRYSYDAQDHYQRQRILQKERAIEERRVVFIGKIPSRMTRSELRHRFSVFGDIEECTLHFRSEGDNYGFVTYRYAEEAFAAIESGHKLRRPDEQPFDLCFGGRRQFCRRNYADLDSNREDFDPAPVKSKFDSLDFDTLLRQAQRSLRR